One genomic segment of Plasmodium cynomolgi strain B DNA, chromosome 14, whole genome shotgun sequence includes these proteins:
- a CDS encoding chromodomain protein (putative) yields the protein NKKSVTNKLEGKKLLSPHSDNSQKRSDEEDSESIKQETIGNPHDSTLLNVEDVYSVRIKNRKMEFLASLKNASPQWVEESNIRRTGHLNIKVNDFKKYIRRKKTFKGNRIVIKNLHNVGDELYISVIHNINNKEIHSLYPSKVIEYIYPQELLNFLLSRLRYRTA from the coding sequence aataaaaagagCGTAACGAACAAgttggaagggaaaaaattgctatcTCCACATTCGGataattcacaaaaaagaagtgaCGAGGAAGATAGCGAATCAATCAAGCAAGAAACCATTGGAAATCCTCACGATAGCACTTTGCTAAATGTAGAAGATGTATACAGCGTtcgaattaaaaatagaaagaTGGAGTTCTTGGCTAGCTTGAAAAACGCCTCGCCACAGTGGGTAGAAGAGTCCAACATACGAAGAACAGGACATCTAAACATAAAAGTaaacgattttaaaaaatacatacggagaaaaaaaacattcaaGGGAAATAGAattgttattaaaaatttgcacaacGTTGGAGACGAGTTGTACATTTCGGTTATACACAACATAAATAACAAAGAAATTCACAGCTTGTACCCTTCGAAAGTTATTGAATACATATACCCACAAgaacttttaaattttctgttGTCAAGACTTCGATATAGAACGGCC
- a CDS encoding hypothetical protein (putative): protein MIKEIHDEKNNVKKKKIDKITRKYLRKIDSYRLRERDFFEEEGNVENKSCKYHNRSLNKYDSFDLRKIIKNNYEQYEFSSDNEEEEPFFFLSTKIEI from the exons ATGATAAAGGAAATccatgacgaaaaaaataatgtgaaaaaaaaaaaaattgataaaattacCAGAAAATATCTCCGGAAAATTGATTCTTACAG ATTACGGGAGCGAGACTTtttcgaagaagaaggaaatgtAGAAAACAAGAGTTGCAAATATCACAATAGGAGTTTAAATAAATACGACTCATTTGATTtaaggaaaattataaaaaataattatgaacaaTACGAATTCAGTAGTGacaatgaagaagaagaaccttttttttttctatctacGAAAATAGAAATATAA
- a CDS encoding hypothetical protein (putative): protein MSIPICSNYLHNIYLEFSLFKNFLKDLKKKKKSGNNERYTPIYDSCIENAYNIQNKFHAWNSEEEDIDEKFIEYFSQNFIINIKTFLRINFSCIDENLENLKNRNKKLIEKLKVDLENAENQENYIYELEKSLKCEKEKNKNAHNLQEKINNLVNQNEKLKNKNEQLEMSSWKQQEENSKIKVELKKFLSLKEKKKYIDNGKRSYNRLNKRMSTLFKRINNNIRKRKKNKLLLEKSRSYSASFLHTINSIMLDEEDLFGEKNRHTGEYGDEGENYAQKNDIQKNRAQQNGILHSCAQKNGAVQSGAVQNRELRNNAPQSGGLQNSAPQNNVTMSDHFGHETRSDIKKRKKQIRQGEKIYTNIESVNDKNTKGKFHKWNKFFKNSCMLKRNFTHNDYCTDGENTLSCCSNTLLIDIRKELSNK, encoded by the exons atgagcatcCCAATTTGCAGTAACTATTTGCATAATATTTACTTAGAATTTAgcttgtttaaaaattttttaaaagatttaaaaaaaaaaaaaaaaagtggcaatAACGAAAGGTACACGCCTATATATGACAGCTGTATTGAAAATGCATATaacatacaaaataaatttcatgcATGGAacagtgaagaagaagatattGACGAAAAGTTCATAGAATACTTTTCTCAAaactttattataaatattaaaacatttttaaggaTAAACTTCAGCTGCATAGATGAAAATTTggagaatttaaaaaatagaaataaaaaattaattgagAAATTAAAAGTGGACTTAGAGAATGCGGAAAATCaggaaaattatatatacgaattggaaaaaagcttaaaatgcgaaaaagaaaaaaataagaatgcACATAATTtacaggaaaaaataaacaatctTGTaaatcaaaatgaaaaacttaAGAACAAAAACGAACAATTGGAGATGTCCTCATGGAAACAGCAAGAAGAAAAcagtaaaataaaagttgaactgaagaaatttttgtctctcaaggaaaaaaaaaaatatattgataaCGGTAAAAGATCTTATAACAGATTAAACAAAAGAATGAGTACACTATTTAAACGAATTAATAACAACATacggaaaagaaagaaaaacaaattgttgtTGGAAAAAAGTAGGAGCTACAGTGCCAGCTTTTTGCATACGATCAACAGTATAATGCTTGACGAGGAGGATCTctttggtgaaaaaaatcgaCATACGGGAGAATATGGggatgaaggggaaaattacgcacaaaaaaatgatatacaGAAAAATCGTGCGCAACAAAATGGCATACTGCACAGTTGTGCCCAGAAAAACGGTGCCGTACAAAGTGGAGCAGTGCAAAATCGAGAACTACGAAATAACGCACCACAAAGTGGAGGACTACAAAATAGTGCACCGCAAAATAACGTAACAATGAGTGACCATTTTGGTCACGAAACCAGATCAGATatcaaaaagagaaaaaaacaaattc gtcaaggagaaaaaatctaCACAAACATAGAATCtgtaaatgataaaaatacgaaagggaaatttcataaatggaacaaattctttaaaaatagcTGCATGctgaaaagaaatttcacTCATAATGATTACTGCACCGACGGAGAGAATACCTTGTCTTGTTGCAGTAATACTTTACTTATTGATATAAGAAAAGAGCTAAGTaataaatga